A single genomic interval of Helianthus annuus cultivar XRQ/B chromosome 6, HanXRQr2.0-SUNRISE, whole genome shotgun sequence harbors:
- the LOC110945025 gene encoding F-box protein At5g18160-like yields the protein MSDNIPFEMQMEIMKKLPVKSLIQFRSVCKPWNSLIDSPDFITQYNGQRTNPQHLFLTYYSCGDKYVSIADDHTFPHHKVPLTFPQWLLDYDYDLIGCSHGLLCLSYYEDQTRIAIIWNILIRKAIAVLVPSVAGGELAADRADVDGGFRFDYTIISFDFTREEFKEVSLPDSLAHQRYNDILSVLKLKESLVVLERVNDLGYDVWMMEDGVSKLFTKLFTINVSTRCAKVKGFRKSGEPIISFSFSNDNRNKVVYEPYSKHNDKVKAVIDNIFALYYLIPYMETLLLLNQLDLTVHNQVETFKFEDDWLLEPSFSYGFKGNSFPEDDYFMDYYGM from the exons ATGTCAGACAACATACCATTCGAAATGCAAATGGAAATCATGAAAAAGCTTCCTGTCAAATCCTTGATTCAGTTCCGATCCGTCTGCAAACCATGGAACTCTCTCATCGATAGCCCTGATTTCATTACGCAGTACAACGGCCAACGTACAAACCCGCAACATCTGTTTCTAACCTATTATAGTTGTGGGGATAAATACGTTTCAATTGCTGATGATCATACTTTTCCCCACCACAAAGTTCCCCTCACTTTCCCCCAATGGCTTTTAGATTATGACTATGATCTAATCGGCTGCTCTCATGGCTTGTTGTGTTTGTCTTATTATGAGGACCAGACCAGAATAGCTATTATTTGGAATATTTTGATTCGAAAAGCAATTGCTGTACTTGTGCCTAGTGTGGCAGGTGGGGAG CTTGCTGCTGATAGGGCTGATGTGGATGGTGGGTTTAGGTTCGATTATACGATTATTTCGTTTGATTTCACCCGTGAAGAATTTAAAGAAGTGAGCCTCCCAGATAGTTTAGCACACCAGAGGTATAACGATATTTTGTCCGTGTTAAAACTAAAGGAGTCTCTTGTTGTGCTTGAACGTGTCAATGATCTGGGTTACGATGTATGGATGATGGAGGATGGGGTTTCCAAACTGTTTACAAAGCTATTCACTATTAATGTTAGCACACGCTGTGCAAAAGTAAAGGGATTTAGAAAGAGTGGTGAACCTATAATTAGCTTTAGTTTTTCAAACGATAATCGTAACAAAGTTGTTTATGAGCCCTACTCAAAACATAATGATAAGGTTAAGGCTGTGATTGACAATATATTTGCTTTATATTATCTGATTCCCTACATGGAAACGCTGCTTCTGCTTAATCAGCTAGATCTTACGGTTCATAACCAAGTGGAAACCTTCAAATTTGAAGATGATTGGCTTCTAGAACCGAGTTTCAGTTATGGGTTTAAGGGTAATTCTTTTCCTGAGGACGACTACTTTATGGATTATTATGGAATGTAA